From Pseudomonadota bacterium, one genomic window encodes:
- a CDS encoding proprotein convertase P-domain-containing protein, with translation MNTFKLISAIVIAGLFSSSAIAASDTKKATTKMSSKELSSRCAMLDDTKKRPRMDALLNKLLVLCDRTSEFGGVESEYYDPERVTNRIPGTDVEVNDDTGESGATQTQNETSIALNENTGTICSGYNDAWSGVVAGGGFTGFSRSTDGGASFDDNGAFDANSFGDPSMQWRRADGNFYLATLHSDGLGVYRSTDDCQTFTLRSLGHVGGSDDKELLAIDNTVSSDYYGRMHLVWINFDDARIYATYSDDGLNWSTPVPLSDAGSDTQGAYPIITTDGRLYVAWVRWNPFFSGPMDIEIARSDDGGDTFTRVTNPVTGVVNPYASGPTGNCGRPALNGNIRYLSSPQIAVTPNGDLHAVYTYDPDGRDVGDVIDVYYRRSTDMGATWLPEVRVNDDATTTDQFFPSISAGPTGRIVIAWYDRRLDEANNLFFDYYSVMSEDGGASFGPNVRISDESSPVYIDPGLAACYHGDYDQQIQTASSVYLQWADDRTVNSGHADPNVFFDEDVFEPDFFLGSDNSIQEVCAPDTAVYGIDIGQALGFSDPVTLSVDGVPAGMTSTFSTNPVTPEGSSNLTIGNTAAGPAGTYNLDVTGTSGAKDRAVQLVLSVATSTPGATTLLTPANGATEQPSSPTFAWAASSQASTYTIEIATDAAFNNMIAVDQVAGTSYTLPASLSPQTTYYWRVRAANICGINTPTAGFSFTTQNIVCVNSGQAIPDNSAAGLDSATTVGLGGEIEDLNVSLNATHTYVGDLIFTLTHEDSGTSVVMVDRPGVPASGFGCSNNDVDATLDDDSATPVENECAPGPALTGVLSPNNPLSAFNGLDLAGTWTLNVSDNAGIDTGTLNEWCLIPALADTAVDSDGDGVGDDVDNCTNVANADQIDSNGDGFGNACDADTNNDCIVNFTDIQAFSTVFNTTDADNDFNGDGAANFLDYAYMTSQFLEAPGPSALASCASN, from the coding sequence ATGAACACGTTTAAACTGATCAGCGCGATAGTCATCGCCGGTCTTTTCAGTTCTAGCGCCATCGCGGCGTCAGACACCAAAAAGGCAACGACCAAAATGTCGTCGAAGGAGCTCAGCAGCCGCTGTGCGATGCTCGACGACACCAAGAAGCGTCCGCGCATGGACGCTCTGCTTAACAAATTGTTAGTGCTGTGCGATCGCACCAGCGAGTTTGGCGGCGTCGAGTCGGAGTATTACGATCCGGAGCGCGTCACGAACCGCATTCCGGGTACCGATGTTGAAGTGAACGACGACACCGGTGAATCTGGTGCCACCCAAACACAAAACGAAACGTCGATCGCGCTCAATGAAAACACCGGCACGATCTGCTCTGGCTATAACGATGCCTGGAGCGGCGTGGTCGCCGGTGGCGGCTTCACGGGCTTTTCGCGCTCGACCGATGGCGGTGCGTCGTTTGACGACAATGGTGCCTTTGACGCGAACAGCTTCGGCGATCCGAGCATGCAGTGGCGTCGCGCCGACGGTAATTTCTATCTGGCCACGCTGCACAGTGACGGGCTGGGTGTGTATCGTTCGACGGACGACTGCCAAACATTCACGCTGCGTTCGCTGGGACATGTCGGTGGCTCAGACGATAAGGAATTACTGGCCATCGACAACACAGTGAGCAGCGATTACTACGGTCGAATGCACCTGGTATGGATCAATTTTGACGACGCTCGTATCTACGCGACCTACAGTGACGACGGCCTCAACTGGTCCACACCCGTACCGCTGAGCGACGCAGGCTCCGACACGCAAGGCGCCTATCCCATTATCACCACCGACGGTCGACTCTACGTGGCCTGGGTGCGATGGAACCCGTTCTTCAGTGGACCGATGGACATCGAGATTGCGCGCTCAGACGATGGGGGCGACACGTTCACACGGGTCACCAATCCGGTGACCGGCGTGGTTAACCCCTATGCGTCAGGCCCAACCGGCAACTGCGGTCGCCCGGCACTCAATGGCAACATTCGTTATTTGTCCTCACCACAGATCGCGGTCACACCCAACGGCGATTTGCACGCCGTGTACACCTATGACCCGGATGGTCGCGACGTCGGGGATGTGATTGACGTTTACTATCGCCGGTCCACCGACATGGGCGCCACCTGGTTGCCCGAAGTGCGTGTGAATGACGACGCCACCACCACCGATCAGTTTTTCCCAAGCATCAGCGCCGGCCCAACCGGCCGCATCGTGATTGCCTGGTACGATCGTCGCCTCGACGAAGCGAATAACCTGTTCTTCGACTACTACTCGGTCATGTCTGAAGACGGTGGTGCCTCATTTGGTCCAAACGTCCGAATTTCGGATGAATCATCACCGGTCTATATTGATCCAGGCTTGGCGGCCTGCTACCACGGTGACTACGACCAGCAGATACAAACCGCATCGTCGGTGTACTTGCAGTGGGCAGACGACCGCACCGTCAACAGCGGTCATGCAGACCCCAACGTGTTCTTCGATGAAGACGTATTCGAGCCCGACTTCTTCTTGGGCAGCGACAATTCCATCCAGGAAGTGTGCGCACCCGATACGGCCGTTTACGGTATCGATATCGGCCAGGCTCTGGGCTTCTCCGATCCGGTCACTCTGTCGGTCGACGGCGTGCCGGCGGGCATGACCTCCACCTTCAGCACCAATCCCGTGACTCCGGAGGGAAGCTCCAACCTGACCATCGGTAACACCGCAGCCGGACCGGCTGGCACCTATAACTTGGATGTTACCGGCACTTCGGGCGCGAAGGACCGTGCCGTGCAGTTGGTGCTGTCGGTAGCCACCTCGACGCCGGGTGCCACAACCTTGCTGACGCCCGCCAATGGCGCGACTGAACAGCCTTCGTCGCCAACGTTTGCCTGGGCGGCAAGCAGTCAAGCGTCCACCTACACGATCGAGATCGCTACGGATGCAGCGTTTAACAACATGATCGCCGTGGACCAAGTGGCCGGCACGAGCTACACACTCCCCGCTAGCCTGTCGCCACAAACGACCTACTACTGGCGCGTGCGTGCTGCGAACATTTGCGGCATCAACACCCCAACAGCCGGGTTCTCGTTTACGACACAGAACATTGTGTGTGTAAATTCTGGTCAGGCCATTCCGGATAACTCAGCGGCGGGCCTCGACAGTGCAACCACCGTCGGTTTGGGTGGCGAGATCGAGGATCTCAATGTGAGCCTCAACGCGACCCATACCTATGTTGGCGACCTCATCTTCACGCTGACGCACGAAGACTCCGGTACTTCTGTGGTCATGGTTGACCGTCCCGGCGTCCCGGCCTCGGGCTTTGGCTGCAGCAACAATGACGTCGATGCCACGCTGGATGACGACAGTGCCACACCGGTTGAGAACGAGTGTGCACCGGGGCCAGCCCTCACGGGTGTCTTGAGTCCGAACAACCCACTCTCCGCGTTTAACGGACTGGATCTGGCCGGCACTTGGACACTGAACGTTTCGGACAACGCCGGTATCGACACCGGTACGCTGAACGAGTGGTGCCTGATTCCAGCACTCGCCGACACAGCCGTCGACAGTGACGGTGA
- a CDS encoding LysR family transcriptional regulator, with protein sequence MSKTPTSTPRISLEQWRTLLAVVDAGGYAQAAEQLNKSQSTVTYAIKKLESVLDVAVFKLEGRRAVLTPTGELLYERAETLVKSAARLEQTARQVSAGWEAEIRVSADVIFPVWLLLDCFAEFGRHSPHTHIECVESVMGGTLEELHSGRADMVISNHIPQGFYGTALMTLRFLPVASPNHALHQKTTAISPDELLRHRHLFVRETDGARKSKTTSTGAQRWTVSNMSTSIGAVCRGYGYAWFPEHKIQGELARGELKPIALSEPNDRLVTVYLILAQPQSAGPGVQRLRDIIVEQSQTLGADAITV encoded by the coding sequence ATGAGCAAGACACCAACCTCAACACCCCGCATTTCCCTCGAGCAATGGCGCACGTTGCTCGCTGTGGTCGACGCGGGCGGGTATGCGCAGGCCGCGGAGCAGCTCAATAAAAGTCAGTCGACCGTCACCTATGCGATTAAGAAGCTCGAGTCCGTGCTCGATGTGGCGGTGTTCAAACTTGAGGGCCGCCGCGCTGTTCTTACACCCACCGGAGAGTTGCTGTATGAGCGAGCCGAAACGCTCGTTAAAAGTGCCGCTCGTCTTGAACAGACCGCGCGCCAAGTGTCAGCAGGCTGGGAGGCGGAAATCCGTGTGAGTGCAGACGTGATTTTTCCCGTCTGGCTGTTGCTCGATTGTTTCGCCGAATTTGGTCGACACAGTCCCCACACGCACATCGAATGCGTCGAATCGGTCATGGGCGGTACGCTCGAAGAACTGCACAGCGGTCGCGCCGACATGGTAATCAGCAATCACATTCCGCAGGGGTTTTACGGAACCGCGCTAATGACGCTACGGTTTTTGCCGGTGGCCAGTCCCAATCACGCGCTTCATCAAAAAACCACCGCAATCAGCCCGGACGAGTTGCTCCGCCATCGTCATCTTTTTGTGCGTGAGACCGATGGCGCCCGCAAGAGCAAGACAACGTCAACCGGGGCGCAGCGTTGGACGGTGAGCAACATGTCGACGTCGATCGGAGCGGTCTGCCGAGGTTATGGCTACGCGTGGTTTCCAGAACACAAAATTCAAGGTGAACTGGCACGTGGCGAACTCAAGCCCATTGCGCTCAGCGAACCCAACGATCGACTGGTCACGGTTTATCTGATTTTGGCGCAACCTCAAAGCGCCGGCCCGGGTGTGCAGAGGCTACGGGACATCATTGTTGAACAAAGCCAAACGCTCGGCGCCGATGCCATCACCGTATAA
- a CDS encoding NAD(P)H-dependent oxidoreductase, with amino-acid sequence MKHLLLIHTSLNGAKSLSSSLALEAAASWTRAHPESHIETLDFAETPIPHLTADTFGAFVTPDAERSDEQRTRVALSDRLVEQLKAADDIILAVPMYNFGVPSQLRAYFDHVARAGVTFRYTSDGPVGLLDDKRVTVIATRGGQYEGTPLDNQTKYLEQFLGFLGLDNVRFVYAEGTAMGDEALDTAVQSARASIHALHD; translated from the coding sequence ATGAAACATCTTCTTCTGATTCACACCAGCCTGAATGGCGCCAAGAGTTTGTCGTCGAGTTTGGCCCTGGAGGCGGCCGCATCCTGGACGCGGGCCCACCCCGAGAGCCACATCGAGACGCTGGATTTTGCCGAGACGCCGATTCCGCATCTCACGGCTGACACCTTCGGTGCGTTTGTGACGCCAGACGCCGAACGCAGCGATGAACAGCGAACACGGGTGGCGCTGTCCGATCGACTCGTCGAGCAACTGAAAGCGGCCGATGACATTATTTTGGCGGTGCCGATGTATAACTTCGGCGTGCCCTCTCAGTTGCGTGCGTATTTCGATCACGTGGCGCGCGCGGGCGTCACGTTCCGCTATACGTCCGATGGCCCGGTGGGGTTGCTCGATGACAAGCGCGTGACCGTTATCGCTACGCGCGGTGGGCAATACGAAGGAACGCCACTGGATAACCAAACGAAGTATCTTGAACAGTTCCTCGGCTTCTTAGGCTTAGATAACGTGCGTTTCGTTTACGCCGAGGGCACGGCCATGGGCGATGAGGCACTCGACACCGCCGTGCAGTCCGCGCGCGCATCGATTCACGCACTACACGATTAG
- a CDS encoding pirin family protein, protein MNTRHVTQLIPSIETSDGAGVKLRRSLGAARDLRVDPFLMLDEFGTDNPDDYIAGFPPHPHRGFETVTYMLDGHMRHEDHMGNVGELTEGGVQWMTAGRGVIHSEMPQQKEGRMRGFQLWVNLPAAEKMVSAQYRDIPANQIPVDESTDARIKVIAGQIDRTTTSTESAEGVRKSVMGPVAGPINGLTTEPYFLDVALSPGVTLEQRLPAQHNAFVYAYEGALMIDRQSVPRQQAAVLSAGTTVRVASDAGARFILLAGKPLNEPIAQRGPFVMNTDSEIRQAIRDYTDGVLTQ, encoded by the coding sequence ATGAACACACGCCATGTCACACAGCTAATCCCCTCGATTGAAACGTCTGATGGAGCAGGCGTGAAGCTTCGTCGCAGCCTTGGCGCGGCGCGCGACTTGCGGGTGGATCCTTTTCTGATGCTCGACGAGTTCGGCACCGACAATCCCGACGACTACATCGCGGGTTTCCCGCCGCATCCGCACCGCGGGTTTGAAACGGTGACCTATATGCTCGATGGCCACATGCGCCATGAGGATCATATGGGGAATGTGGGTGAACTCACCGAAGGTGGTGTGCAGTGGATGACCGCGGGCCGCGGTGTGATTCACAGCGAAATGCCTCAGCAAAAAGAGGGCCGTATGCGCGGTTTTCAATTATGGGTGAATTTGCCCGCGGCCGAAAAAATGGTGTCTGCCCAGTATCGCGACATTCCGGCTAATCAAATACCGGTTGATGAATCGACGGATGCGCGTATTAAGGTGATCGCCGGTCAAATCGATCGCACAACCACCTCAACCGAATCCGCCGAGGGCGTTCGCAAGTCGGTGATGGGCCCGGTGGCCGGTCCGATCAACGGACTGACCACCGAGCCATACTTTCTTGATGTGGCTTTGAGCCCTGGCGTGACGTTGGAGCAGCGACTGCCCGCGCAGCACAACGCGTTTGTCTATGCTTATGAAGGTGCGCTCATGATCGATCGTCAGTCGGTGCCGCGACAACAGGCGGCGGTGCTGTCAGCCGGTACGACTGTGCGCGTCGCTAGTGATGCGGGCGCGCGTTTCATATTGTTGGCGGGTAAACCACTCAACGAGCCCATCGCGCAGCGCGGACCGTTTGTCATGAACACCGATAGCGAAATTCGGCAAGCGATCCGCGACTATACGGACGGCGTGCTCACGCAATAA
- the betC gene encoding choline-sulfatase, which translates to MTQRNILILMVDQMAGTLLDEPLIDAVHMPNIRALMKTGVTFTQAYSSSPLCTPARGSFMTGMLPSRNGIFDNAAEFTAATPTYAHYLRASGYHTSLSGKMHFVGPDQLHGFEERLTTDIYPADFGWTPDWTKPLERVDWWYHNLGSVTDAGVAEISNQLEFDDDVAYHAKLKLYQYARRLDTRPFCLTVSFTHPHDPYVARRQYWDLYDPATIPLPRVAPIAYDHQDPHSQRLMDAVDHTRFDVTENDVRNARRGYFANVSYLDEKIGEILDVLARCDLSDSTDIILLSDHGDMLGERGLWYKMSFFEGSNRIPLVLNTPSMTPGRTATPVTSHDILPTLLDLAGADPSMLACPIDGHSLIPVAEGRETDRAAYSEYCAEGSVAPMVMIRRGDYKYCFCPADPPQLFNLRTDPDERTNLAGDDAHAEIETEFENEVRSRWDFAQFEHDVRHSQACRRLVDQANRLGTFTHWDYDPPGQARNRYMRNHLDLNEVDGGNRYPK; encoded by the coding sequence ATGACACAACGAAACATACTGATTTTGATGGTCGATCAAATGGCAGGTACGCTCCTCGATGAACCCCTCATCGACGCGGTGCACATGCCCAACATTCGGGCGTTAATGAAAACGGGTGTGACCTTTACCCAAGCCTATTCGTCGAGCCCTTTGTGCACACCGGCGCGCGGCAGTTTCATGACCGGCATGCTGCCGTCGCGTAACGGCATTTTCGACAACGCGGCGGAATTCACTGCGGCTACGCCTACCTATGCACACTACCTACGGGCATCGGGCTATCACACCAGCTTAAGCGGCAAAATGCACTTTGTTGGGCCCGATCAGCTCCACGGCTTCGAGGAACGACTCACAACCGACATTTACCCGGCCGATTTTGGCTGGACACCGGACTGGACCAAACCGCTGGAACGGGTCGACTGGTGGTATCACAACCTCGGCTCGGTGACCGACGCCGGCGTTGCAGAAATTTCCAACCAGCTTGAGTTTGATGACGATGTGGCCTACCACGCTAAGCTGAAGCTCTATCAGTACGCGCGCCGACTGGATACCCGACCGTTTTGCCTTACCGTAAGCTTCACGCATCCTCACGATCCCTATGTGGCGCGCCGTCAATATTGGGATTTGTACGACCCGGCGACCATCCCGCTACCGCGCGTAGCGCCAATCGCCTATGACCATCAGGACCCGCATTCACAACGCCTGATGGATGCGGTGGATCACACACGCTTCGATGTGACCGAGAACGATGTGCGCAACGCGCGCCGGGGCTATTTCGCCAACGTCAGCTATCTGGACGAGAAAATTGGCGAGATTCTCGATGTGCTCGCCCGCTGCGACCTGTCCGACTCGACTGACATCATACTGCTCTCTGACCACGGCGACATGCTCGGTGAGCGGGGACTGTGGTACAAGATGAGCTTCTTCGAAGGTTCCAATCGCATTCCGCTGGTGCTCAACACGCCGTCGATGACGCCCGGTAGGACGGCCACCCCAGTGACCAGTCATGACATCTTGCCGACACTGTTGGATCTTGCCGGCGCCGACCCATCGATGCTGGCTTGCCCGATCGATGGCCATTCGTTGATCCCGGTAGCCGAGGGTCGAGAAACCGATCGCGCGGCGTACAGTGAGTATTGTGCGGAAGGATCCGTAGCACCAATGGTCATGATTCGCCGAGGCGATTATAAATATTGTTTTTGCCCGGCCGACCCGCCACAGCTGTTTAACCTGCGTACCGACCCCGATGAACGGACCAACTTAGCCGGGGACGATGCGCATGCGGAAATAGAGACCGAGTTCGAGAACGAAGTCCGGTCGCGGTGGGATTTTGCCCAATTTGAACACGACGTGCGGCACAGTCAGGCCTGCCGTCGACTGGTCGACCAGGCTAATCGACTCGGTACCTTCACGCATTGGGACTATGACCCGCCCGGGCAGGCGCGCAATCGCTACATGCGCAATCATCTCGATCTCAATGAGGTGGATGGCGGCAACCGTTACCCAAAATAA
- the betA gene encoding choline dehydrogenase, with product MTSKVVGVREFDYIVVGAGSAGCILANRLTEDPEVSVLLLEAGGSDRSIFIQMPTALSIPMNTAEYNWQFESLPEPGLDDRRLHCPRGKVLGGSSSINGMVFVRGHADDFNEWESLGARDWGYAQCLPYFKKLETWMNGADTYRGGDGPVYVSNGNNRRNPLYDAFIEAGVEAGYPHTADYNGAQQEGFGPMHMNIRKGIRASTANAYLTPARGRPNLTVITRAVAQRIVFEKKRAIGVAFRRPTGVTEVRARREVLLSAGSVGSPHLLQVSGVGPEAVLREAGIPLQHALEGVGQNLQDHLEFYFQYRCKQPITLNGRLDVINKFKIGARWFFTKRGLGGTNHFESCAFIRSKAGVAWPDIQYHFLPAAMRYDGQAAFKGHGFQVHVGHNKPFSRGWLRARSPRIDDKPNLLFNYLNDARDIEAFRACVRLTREIIGQSAFDAYRDGEIQPGEAVQNDSEIDAFVRAHVESAYHPSCTCKMGEDDMAVVDSTLNVRGLTGIRVVDSSVFPSIPNGNLNAPTMMLAERAADLIGGQPLLQPLDATVERDPQWSTRQRQGSPKRIVTI from the coding sequence ATGACATCGAAGGTTGTAGGCGTGCGCGAATTTGATTACATCGTGGTGGGTGCGGGATCAGCGGGTTGTATTTTGGCCAATCGCCTGACCGAAGACCCAGAGGTGTCGGTGCTGTTGCTCGAGGCGGGCGGCAGCGACCGCAGCATTTTTATTCAAATGCCCACGGCTCTATCGATTCCGATGAACACGGCCGAGTACAACTGGCAATTCGAATCGCTGCCTGAACCGGGCCTCGACGATCGACGCCTACACTGTCCTCGCGGCAAAGTGTTGGGCGGCTCATCGTCGATTAATGGCATGGTCTTTGTGCGAGGCCACGCCGATGATTTTAACGAGTGGGAATCCCTCGGTGCGCGCGATTGGGGATACGCACAGTGTTTGCCCTACTTTAAGAAGCTCGAAACATGGATGAACGGCGCCGATACCTATCGCGGCGGCGATGGGCCAGTGTATGTGAGCAACGGCAACAACCGGCGCAATCCGCTTTACGACGCGTTTATTGAGGCGGGCGTTGAGGCAGGTTATCCGCATACCGCTGACTACAATGGTGCGCAGCAAGAGGGCTTCGGGCCGATGCACATGAATATCCGTAAGGGGATACGGGCCTCCACAGCGAATGCCTACCTCACCCCGGCGCGCGGTCGACCCAATCTCACCGTGATCACGCGAGCGGTAGCACAGCGGATTGTGTTTGAAAAAAAACGCGCCATCGGTGTCGCGTTTCGCCGCCCCACGGGCGTGACCGAAGTGCGAGCGCGTCGAGAGGTGCTGCTGTCGGCGGGTTCCGTTGGGTCGCCTCATTTGCTGCAGGTGTCGGGAGTGGGTCCGGAGGCGGTGTTGCGAGAAGCCGGCATTCCGCTGCAGCATGCACTAGAGGGTGTGGGTCAAAATTTACAGGACCACCTGGAGTTCTATTTTCAGTACCGGTGCAAGCAGCCCATCACGCTTAACGGCCGATTGGATGTCATAAACAAGTTTAAAATCGGTGCCCGGTGGTTTTTCACTAAACGCGGTCTGGGTGGCACCAATCACTTTGAATCCTGCGCGTTTATTCGCTCCAAGGCGGGCGTGGCCTGGCCGGACATTCAATACCACTTTCTGCCCGCCGCTATGCGCTATGACGGTCAGGCGGCGTTTAAGGGGCATGGATTTCAAGTACACGTGGGTCACAACAAGCCGTTTAGTCGCGGATGGCTTCGAGCACGAAGCCCCCGAATCGATGACAAGCCCAATCTGCTGTTCAACTACCTAAATGACGCACGCGATATCGAGGCATTTCGAGCGTGTGTTCGATTGACGCGCGAAATTATCGGACAGTCGGCGTTCGATGCTTATCGCGATGGCGAAATTCAACCGGGCGAGGCGGTGCAAAACGACAGTGAAATCGATGCGTTTGTCCGCGCCCACGTGGAGAGTGCCTATCACCCCTCTTGCACGTGCAAAATGGGCGAAGACGATATGGCGGTAGTGGACTCAACGCTCAACGTTCGTGGCCTCACCGGTATCCGGGTGGTCGACTCATCCGTGTTTCCATCGATCCCCAATGGCAACCTCAATGCGCCGACCATGATGTTGGCTGAGCGTGCGGCCGATCTTATTGGTGGGCAGCCCCTACTGCAGCCACTGGATGCGACGGTGGAGCGCGATCCGCAATGGTCGACGCGCCAGCGTCAGGGTTCGCCCAAACGCATCGTGACCATTTGA
- a CDS encoding LysR family transcriptional regulator, which translates to MRNLDIGALRSLVAIADTRTVTKAAQQNHLTQSAVSMQVKRLERAFDTKLLHREGRGVVLTPIGQQLVSYARRLIELNDETWTRLTNDDYEGEVSLGVPIDLIYPHMPLILQRAKERYPRIKISLVSSLTRLLLEQLDKGEVDLTLTTEKRLHRGGRTLAKVKQVWMGAEGGQAYLKRPVPLAMCNVCSQRQDAIDSLDQAGIPWELVTDTNSEATVNAMVAADLAITPQVETAMEPGCEAVPDGLSELSDVYINLYTSGDSRLVEKIAELAEEVYAQDTRCESPAPADYAHTG; encoded by the coding sequence ATGCGAAATCTGGACATCGGAGCTTTACGGTCACTCGTGGCGATCGCCGACACGCGTACGGTGACTAAGGCGGCGCAACAAAATCACCTGACGCAATCGGCTGTGAGTATGCAGGTTAAGCGACTGGAGCGGGCGTTTGATACGAAGCTGCTTCATCGTGAGGGGCGCGGCGTTGTGCTCACACCGATCGGCCAGCAACTTGTCAGCTATGCGCGCCGACTGATCGAACTCAATGATGAAACCTGGACACGACTCACCAACGATGACTACGAGGGCGAGGTGTCACTCGGGGTGCCCATCGATCTCATCTATCCCCATATGCCGCTTATTTTGCAGCGAGCCAAAGAGCGCTATCCGCGCATTAAAATCAGCCTCGTCTCGTCGCTCACCCGGTTGCTGCTCGAACAGCTGGACAAGGGCGAAGTGGATTTGACGCTCACGACCGAGAAACGCTTGCATCGCGGAGGCCGTACGTTGGCCAAGGTCAAACAGGTGTGGATGGGTGCTGAGGGCGGCCAGGCCTACTTAAAGCGACCGGTACCGCTTGCGATGTGCAATGTGTGCAGTCAACGGCAGGATGCCATTGATTCACTCGATCAGGCCGGTATTCCGTGGGAGCTTGTGACCGACACCAATTCGGAAGCGACGGTCAATGCCATGGTGGCGGCGGACTTGGCGATCACCCCCCAAGTTGAGACGGCGATGGAGCCTGGTTGTGAAGCGGTGCCCGACGGGTTGTCCGAGCTCAGCGACGTCTACATTAATTTGTACACATCGGGTGACAGTCGCTTGGTTGAAAAGATCGCGGAACTGGCCGAAGAAGTGTATGCCCAGGACACGCGATGCGAGAGCCCGGCGCCAGCCGATTACGCCCATACGGGGTAG
- a CDS encoding OmpH family outer membrane protein codes for MRFTQFLAGLLLLATAGFAAAENNIAVLNVQGVILRSTMASEFNAQLEREFKPRQDSLKTMAEEIQKIQEDGQRDADFLSDDQKREISQRLGTKMREFQQLRNEMGREQAEKEQAFIESVRPKLDTVVNKIVQDRSIDLLLDSRSVLFVKPDTNMDISQEVLDALNAQQ; via the coding sequence ATGAGATTTACCCAGTTTCTTGCCGGTCTGCTGCTGCTGGCAACGGCCGGTTTCGCCGCCGCCGAAAACAACATTGCGGTGCTTAACGTGCAGGGCGTGATACTTCGCTCAACCATGGCCAGCGAGTTTAATGCGCAACTCGAGCGAGAATTCAAACCGCGTCAGGATTCGCTCAAAACCATGGCTGAAGAAATCCAGAAGATTCAGGAAGACGGCCAACGCGACGCAGACTTCTTAAGCGATGATCAAAAGCGCGAAATTTCGCAGCGCCTCGGCACAAAAATGCGTGAGTTCCAGCAGCTGCGCAATGAAATGGGCCGCGAGCAAGCCGAAAAAGAGCAAGCGTTTATCGAAAGCGTGCGGCCTAAACTCGACACGGTCGTCAATAAAATTGTCCAGGATCGCAGTATCGATTTGCTGTTGGACAGCCGGTCGGTATTGTTCGTCAAGCCCGATACCAACATGGACATCAGCCAGGAAGTACTCGACGCGCTCAACGCGCAGCAGTAG
- a CDS encoding sigma-70 family RNA polymerase sigma factor — translation MADVTELLLQWNDGNEEARAQLMEKIYGELRSIAARHLANERHAADLQPSALVNEAYMRLINLNRIEWQDRAHFFAMSARVMREILIDEARKRGAAKRDGGVQVTLTNLSMDSQDPTTNVLMLHEALERLADVDPERSRLVELRFFGGLTIEETAAVLGKSPATVKRSWEVARGWLFQIMNKGNTA, via the coding sequence GTGGCTGATGTGACGGAACTCCTGCTGCAGTGGAATGACGGCAATGAGGAGGCGCGTGCGCAACTCATGGAGAAAATATACGGTGAGCTGCGCTCGATCGCTGCCCGTCACTTAGCGAATGAACGCCATGCCGCCGACCTTCAACCCAGCGCGCTGGTCAACGAGGCCTACATGCGGTTGATTAACCTGAACCGTATTGAGTGGCAGGATCGCGCTCACTTTTTCGCAATGTCAGCGCGGGTAATGCGCGAAATCCTCATCGATGAAGCACGAAAGCGCGGTGCTGCTAAGCGCGACGGCGGCGTGCAGGTGACGCTCACTAACCTATCGATGGACAGTCAGGATCCCACCACCAATGTACTGATGCTGCACGAAGCGCTAGAGCGCTTAGCGGACGTGGACCCGGAGCGCTCGCGCTTGGTCGAACTTCGCTTTTTCGGTGGGCTGACGATTGAGGAAACAGCGGCGGTGTTGGGTAAATCGCCGGCAACCGTAAAACGAAGCTGGGAAGTGGCCCGGGGTTGGTTGTTCCAGATCATGAATAAGGGCAACACGGCCTGA